A genomic stretch from Kribbella amoyensis includes:
- a CDS encoding endonuclease/exonuclease/phosphatase family protein: protein MRSRIALAPALAFALAAVLALVAAPAPPVQAAPAATATYNIWAWNVAGWKMNRASTTNGMVSGAVASIGNRGAQFVVFNELCWQQYKAIQSGLRNAGWPQDVNNFSRWEPQTSASCNGEPYGLAIFSKAPLGTAERLTLAQDESQEQRKLLCAPLAAQPKVRFCGTHITPSNTVINGRKINETQLGQVLARIESHHAAGGTTVIAGDFNAQPSYGRLNTWYDAALSTPDNPDNTGNYRELDDTDPRCPGYGEATTENNILGKCGQASKIDLIFIRKNKLTPGYTSDALAISQACDGPCSDHRITTGTASITY, encoded by the coding sequence ATGCGTTCACGAATCGCACTCGCTCCGGCCCTCGCCTTCGCCCTCGCCGCTGTCCTCGCCCTGGTCGCCGCACCCGCGCCCCCGGTCCAGGCCGCGCCCGCCGCCACCGCGACGTACAACATCTGGGCCTGGAACGTGGCCGGCTGGAAGATGAACCGCGCCTCCACCACGAACGGCATGGTCAGCGGTGCCGTGGCGTCGATCGGGAATCGCGGCGCCCAGTTCGTCGTCTTCAACGAGCTGTGCTGGCAGCAGTACAAGGCGATCCAGAGCGGACTGCGCAACGCGGGCTGGCCGCAGGACGTGAACAACTTCTCCCGCTGGGAGCCGCAGACCTCGGCGAGCTGCAACGGCGAACCGTACGGCCTCGCGATCTTCAGCAAGGCCCCACTCGGTACCGCGGAGCGCCTGACCCTCGCCCAGGACGAGAGCCAGGAACAGCGCAAGCTTCTCTGCGCACCACTCGCCGCGCAGCCGAAGGTCCGGTTCTGCGGCACCCACATCACACCGTCGAACACAGTGATCAACGGCCGGAAGATCAACGAGACCCAACTCGGCCAGGTCCTCGCCCGGATCGAGAGCCACCACGCCGCCGGCGGCACCACGGTCATCGCCGGCGACTTCAACGCCCAACCGTCGTACGGCCGCCTGAACACCTGGTACGACGCGGCGCTGAGTACGCCCGACAACCCGGACAACACCGGCAACTACCGCGAACTCGACGACACCGACCCCCGCTGCCCCGGCTACGGCGAAGCCACCACCGAGAACAACATCCTCGGAAAATGCGGCCAAGCCTCGAAGATCGACCTCATCTTCATCCGCAAGAACAAGCTCACCCCGGGCTACACAAGCGACGCCCTAGCCATCTCCCAAGCCTGCGACGGCCCCTGCTCCGACCACCGCATCACCACCGGCACAGCCTCCATCACCTACTGA
- a CDS encoding response regulator transcription factor, translated as MSTLLLLTNALQASTEVLPSLALLPHQIRILPSEVAALVDAPDADAVLLDARRDLVTVRSVSRLIRTTGIDVPLILVVTEGGLTAVNADWGADDVLLDTAGPAEIEARLRLVIGRLAAAKDEDPDTSLIRSGDVVIDEASYTAKLNGRALDLTYKEFELFKFLAQHPGRVFTREQLLQEVWGYDYFGGTRTVDVHVRRLRAKLGPEHESLIGTVRNVGYRFVVPPSKERETADTTV; from the coding sequence GTGAGCACGTTGCTGCTGCTGACGAACGCGTTGCAGGCTTCCACCGAGGTACTGCCGTCGCTCGCCCTGCTGCCCCACCAGATCCGGATCCTGCCCTCCGAGGTCGCTGCCCTCGTGGACGCCCCCGACGCGGACGCCGTACTGCTCGACGCGCGCCGCGACCTGGTCACCGTCCGGAGCGTGTCCCGGCTGATCCGGACCACCGGCATCGACGTCCCGCTGATCCTCGTCGTCACCGAAGGCGGCCTCACCGCGGTGAACGCGGACTGGGGCGCCGACGACGTCCTGCTCGACACCGCCGGCCCGGCCGAGATCGAGGCCCGGCTCCGGCTCGTCATCGGCCGGCTGGCCGCCGCGAAGGACGAGGACCCCGACACCTCGCTGATCCGCAGCGGCGACGTGGTGATCGACGAGGCCTCGTACACCGCGAAGCTCAACGGCCGCGCGCTCGACCTCACGTACAAGGAGTTCGAGCTCTTCAAGTTCCTCGCCCAGCACCCGGGCCGCGTCTTCACCCGCGAGCAGCTCCTCCAGGAAGTCTGGGGCTACGACTACTTCGGCGGCACCCGGACGGTCGACGTGCACGTCCGCCGCCTGCGCGCCAAGCTCGGCCCCGAGCACGAATCCCTGATCGGCACGGTCCGCAACGTCGGCTACCGCTTCGTCGTCCCGCCCAGCAAAGAGCGCGAGACCGCCGACACGACCGTTTGA
- a CDS encoding TlpA family protein disulfide reductase, producing the protein MSPGIVVLVAAVVAGVLLSVLKTWYDGRFRAAPVVRSELVEDRVSSAEIGAELGERATLLQFSSAFCAPCRATRRVLAEVESMVDGVRHVEIDAESHLDLVRRLDILRTPTVLVLDSTGAVVTRASGQARKPEVIAALGTAVDRQAS; encoded by the coding sequence GTGAGTCCAGGAATTGTCGTGCTCGTCGCCGCGGTGGTTGCCGGGGTGCTGCTGAGCGTGCTGAAGACCTGGTACGACGGACGGTTCCGCGCCGCCCCGGTGGTGAGGAGTGAGCTCGTGGAGGATCGCGTCAGCTCGGCCGAGATCGGTGCGGAGTTGGGCGAGCGGGCGACGCTGCTGCAGTTCTCGTCCGCGTTCTGCGCACCCTGCCGGGCGACTCGGCGGGTGCTGGCCGAGGTGGAGTCGATGGTGGACGGCGTCCGGCACGTCGAGATCGACGCCGAGTCGCACCTCGACCTGGTCCGCCGCCTCGACATCCTGCGTACCCCGACCGTGCTCGTCCTGGACAGCACCGGCGCCGTGGTCACGCGCGCCAGCGGCCAGGCCCGCAAGCCCGAGGTGATCGCGGCCCTCGGCACCGCCGTCGACCGTCAGGCCAGCTGA
- the mshD gene encoding mycothiol synthase — protein MTLEAVPSPLPSATAAAVTELARLAAQSDGVNPLSEQTLLHLDGEHHGDLHVLAYAGDPGTLEVSGLQTAENLIGYAYLGPDGSAELVVAPHARRHGTGTALLRLLQDHGGSRLKVWAHGRLPGSDELATRLGLVVTRELYFLRREAAPLPEPTWPDGIEVRTFVPGEDDAAWLAVNASAFATHPEQGSWTHSDLADRLHQPWFDAAGFFLAVDARTGDVAGFHWTKVEEGVGEVYVVGVAPQYQGTGLGKALTLKGLHHLQEDRALDAVVLYVDGTNTAARALYEKLGFATANLDVQFAPTQA, from the coding sequence GTGACCCTCGAAGCCGTTCCCTCACCGTTGCCCTCGGCCACCGCCGCCGCCGTCACCGAACTCGCCCGCCTGGCCGCACAGAGCGACGGCGTGAACCCGTTGTCCGAGCAAACCCTCCTGCACCTGGACGGCGAACACCACGGTGACCTGCACGTCCTGGCGTACGCGGGCGACCCCGGCACCCTCGAAGTCTCCGGCCTGCAGACCGCCGAGAACCTGATCGGCTACGCGTACCTGGGCCCCGACGGCTCCGCCGAACTCGTGGTCGCACCCCACGCGAGACGGCACGGCACCGGTACCGCGCTCCTCCGTCTCCTCCAGGACCACGGAGGTTCCCGCCTGAAGGTCTGGGCCCATGGCCGCCTCCCCGGCTCCGACGAACTGGCGACCCGCCTCGGCCTCGTAGTGACCCGCGAGCTCTACTTCCTCCGCCGTGAAGCCGCACCCCTCCCCGAACCGACCTGGCCGGACGGCATCGAGGTACGCACGTTCGTCCCGGGCGAGGACGACGCGGCCTGGCTCGCGGTCAACGCCAGCGCCTTCGCCACCCACCCGGAGCAAGGAAGCTGGACCCACTCCGACCTGGCGGACCGCCTCCACCAACCGTGGTTCGACGCGGCCGGCTTCTTCCTCGCCGTCGACGCGAGGACAGGCGATGTGGCCGGCTTCCACTGGACCAAGGTCGAAGAGGGCGTCGGAGAGGTGTACGTGGTCGGTGTCGCCCCGCAGTACCAGGGCACCGGACTGGGCAAGGCCCTCACCCTGAAAGGCCTCCATCACCTGCAAGAAGACCGAGCCCTGGACGCGGTCGTGCTGTATGTGGACGGGACCAACACGGCGGCCCGAGCTCTGTACGAAAAGCTCGGATTCGCAACCGCAAACCTGGACGTCCAGTTCGCCCCGACGCAGGCGTGA
- the arfB gene encoding alternative ribosome rescue aminoacyl-tRNA hydrolase ArfB — protein sequence MSGRPRWPLGCDTWGVEDGLRVRAGITIPEAELVWRFSRSSGPGGQSVNTTDSRVELSFDVAATTALSETLRTRALERLASRLVDGVITITASEHRSQWRNREAARERLAVLLREAIAPPPRPRRPTRPTKGSVRRRLDDKKRRGETKRLRNRPYD from the coding sequence GTGAGCGGCCGTCCGCGATGGCCGCTGGGCTGCGACACTTGGGGCGTGGAGGACGGGCTGAGGGTGCGCGCTGGGATCACGATCCCGGAGGCCGAGCTCGTGTGGCGGTTCTCCCGGTCCAGTGGGCCAGGTGGGCAGTCCGTGAACACCACCGACAGCCGGGTCGAACTCAGCTTCGACGTCGCTGCGACCACTGCGCTGAGCGAGACCCTTCGCACACGAGCCCTGGAGCGGCTGGCGTCGCGACTTGTCGACGGCGTCATCACCATCACCGCGTCCGAGCACCGGTCCCAATGGCGCAATCGGGAAGCCGCCCGCGAGCGGCTGGCCGTACTCCTGCGTGAAGCGATCGCGCCTCCGCCTCGTCCGCGCCGACCCACTCGACCCACCAAGGGCTCGGTGCGTCGGAGACTCGACGACAAGAAGCGCCGGGGCGAGACCAAGCGCCTCCGCAACCGCCCCTACGACTGA
- a CDS encoding bifunctional metallophosphatase/5'-nucleotidase: MTQAATAKPKPTHTQIQLLALNDFHGNLAPNPATSSSGNVNGTPAGGAEYLATHLRQLRAGAEAQGQESVTVAAGDLIGASPLLSAAFHDEPTIEAMNAMGLDAASVGNHEFDEGWHELLRMQTGGCLNDGDGQNNQNSCPDPKAKFKGAKFDYLSANVFFENTQRTLLDPYTVKKFKNGQKIAFIGMTLEDTPNIVTKAGVEGLSFTDEVATANALVPKLRKQGIESIVVLLHEGGLPSDPRAFNSCPGISGPITEIAKNLDPAIDAIVSGHTHQAYNCSINDPAGKPRLVTSASSFGKVVTEVRLSIDNKTKDVDRLNTLANNRIVTQDVPKDPAISKLITKYQTFVAPIQNKVIGHITTPSVVRTPDDSQESPLGNLIADAQLADPSTVTDGKTPVVAFMNPGGIRADLASDSGAVTFGHAFTVQPFNNYLVSMDMTGTQLKALLEQQFSGPNQAANKVLQVAGITYTWNPAAAPGSKVVAGSIKIAGQPLVDGTTYRIVTNNFLSDGGDGFPAFTTATNKFFGGLDIDAFSSYLTAHDPYTPVATDRISIGS; encoded by the coding sequence GTGACCCAGGCGGCGACGGCGAAACCCAAGCCGACGCACACCCAGATCCAGCTGCTCGCACTCAACGACTTCCACGGGAACCTCGCGCCCAACCCGGCGACCAGTTCCAGCGGCAACGTCAACGGCACGCCGGCCGGTGGCGCGGAGTACCTCGCGACCCACCTGCGGCAGCTGCGTGCGGGCGCGGAGGCGCAGGGGCAGGAGTCCGTGACGGTCGCCGCGGGTGACCTGATCGGCGCCTCGCCGTTGCTGTCGGCCGCGTTCCACGACGAGCCGACCATCGAGGCGATGAACGCGATGGGCCTGGACGCCGCGTCGGTCGGCAACCACGAGTTCGACGAGGGCTGGCACGAGCTGCTCCGGATGCAGACCGGTGGCTGTCTGAACGACGGCGACGGGCAGAACAACCAGAACTCCTGCCCGGACCCGAAGGCCAAGTTCAAGGGCGCCAAGTTCGACTACCTGTCGGCGAACGTGTTCTTCGAGAACACCCAGCGCACCCTGCTCGACCCGTACACGGTGAAGAAGTTCAAGAACGGGCAGAAGATCGCCTTCATCGGGATGACTCTCGAGGACACCCCGAACATCGTCACCAAGGCCGGCGTCGAGGGGCTGTCGTTCACCGACGAGGTGGCGACCGCGAACGCGCTGGTGCCGAAGCTGCGCAAGCAGGGCATCGAGTCGATCGTGGTGCTGCTGCACGAGGGCGGCCTGCCGAGCGACCCGCGCGCCTTCAACAGCTGCCCGGGGATCTCCGGCCCGATCACCGAGATCGCCAAGAACCTGGACCCGGCGATCGACGCGATCGTCTCCGGCCACACCCACCAGGCGTACAACTGCTCGATCAACGACCCGGCCGGCAAGCCGCGCCTGGTCACCAGCGCGTCCTCGTTCGGCAAGGTCGTCACCGAGGTGCGGCTGAGCATCGACAACAAGACCAAGGACGTCGACCGGCTGAACACGCTGGCCAACAACCGGATCGTCACCCAGGACGTGCCGAAGGACCCGGCGATCAGCAAGCTGATCACGAAGTACCAGACCTTCGTCGCCCCGATCCAGAACAAGGTGATCGGCCACATCACCACGCCGTCGGTGGTGCGGACGCCGGACGACTCGCAGGAGTCGCCGCTGGGCAACCTGATCGCCGACGCGCAGCTCGCCGACCCGTCCACGGTGACGGACGGCAAGACCCCGGTGGTCGCGTTCATGAACCCGGGCGGCATCCGCGCCGACCTGGCCTCGGACAGCGGCGCGGTGACGTTCGGGCACGCGTTCACGGTGCAGCCGTTCAACAACTACCTGGTCTCGATGGACATGACCGGGACGCAGCTGAAGGCGTTGCTGGAGCAGCAGTTCTCCGGCCCGAACCAGGCCGCGAACAAGGTCCTCCAGGTCGCCGGCATCACCTACACCTGGAACCCGGCCGCCGCGCCGGGCTCGAAGGTGGTCGCCGGCTCGATCAAGATCGCGGGCCAGCCGCTGGTCGACGGCACGACGTACCGGATCGTTACGAACAACTTCCTGTCCGACGGCGGTGACGGCTTCCCGGCCTTCACCACGGCCACGAACAAGTTCTTCGGCGGTCTCGACATCGACGCCTTCTCCAGCTACCTGACCGCCCACGACCCGTACACCCCGGTGGCGACCGACCGCATCAGCATCGGTTCCTGA
- a CDS encoding MoaD/ThiS family protein: MPEVTIRYFAAARAAAGEATASVAADSVKELVDAVSAGRPELARVLGICTFLLDGERVDLTAALHEGAQVDALPPFAGG, encoded by the coding sequence ATGCCGGAAGTCACCATCAGGTACTTCGCCGCCGCGCGCGCCGCCGCGGGGGAGGCCACCGCGAGCGTTGCGGCGGACTCGGTGAAGGAGCTCGTGGACGCCGTCTCCGCCGGCCGTCCGGAGCTGGCGAGAGTCCTCGGGATCTGCACGTTCCTCCTCGACGGAGAGCGCGTCGACCTCACCGCCGCCCTGCACGAAGGCGCCCAGGTGGACGCCCTTCCGCCCTTCGCCGGCGGCTGA